The genomic window ACAACGATTTTGTGCGGGTGTTCGCGGAGATGGGGGTGCTGGGGCTTGGGACATTCGTCTGGTTGTGGGGGGCGGCAATCTGGCGGCTGTTCCAGTTCTGGCGGCGCGCGCCTGACCGTCCGCTGTCGCTTTTTGCGGCCGTGCTTCTGGCGGTGGCCGTCGGCTACCTGGTCAACAGCCTGTCCGCCGACTTGCTGAACAACCCCACGGTGGGCTGGGTATTCTGGCCGCTGATGGCCCTGCCGGAGGCTTTCGCGCCCCGCTCGGAGGCGTGAACATGGGCGGCGGTGAGCCTGTCCGCGCCATCACGGTCGCCATTTGCACCCACGGCGAAGCGCCGCACCTGGCCGAGGCGCTGGCGTCGGTCGTGGAGCAGGACGCGCCCGCCGACCTGCGCGTGGACATCCTCTGCGTGGACAATAACCCCACGCCCGCCGTAACGCTGTCGGGCGACCTGGCGACCCGCGTGCGCGTCGTCCACGAGCCGACGCCCGGGCTTTCTCGGGCGCGCAACGCCGCTGTGGCCCATGCCCTCGGCGATGCCATCGCCTTCATGGACGACGACGCGGTGGCAGCGCGGGGCTGGGTCGCGGCCCTGGCCCGCGACCTGGAGCGCACCGGCGCCTGGTGCCTGGGCGGGCGGGTGCTCCCGCGGTGGCCCGGCGACGAGCCGACCTGGCTGGACCCGCGCCTGCGCTATCTGCTCAGCGTCGTGGACCTGGGCGACGACGTCCGGTACCTACGAGGGCCTATCTTCCCCTGCGGCGCGAACCTCGCCATACGGAAGTTTGCCTTTGAGCGGGTGGGCCTGTTTCGCCTGTCGCTGGGGCGCAGGCCCGGGTCGCTTCTGTCGGGCGAGGAGATAGATTTCTTCCGTCGCGTGCTGCGGGCGGGGGGCACGGTGGCCTATACGCCTCATGCCGTTGTCCATCACATCATCCCGGCCTCGCGGCTCACGCCGACCTTTCTGCGCCGCCGCGCGTGGTGGGAGGGCAAGACCCTGGCGCTGCTGGATCGGCTGGACCGGGGCTGGGCCTACGCGCTGGCCGTGGCCCTGGCGCGGACGGGCCTGGCGATGGTGCGCGAACCGGCCGCATGGGTTGGGGCGCGGTGGGCGGGGCGCACGCCCGAACTCCCCCTCTGTCGCGCCGCGAAGGTGCGCGGGTACTGGGCCGGGCTGTTCTCTCCCTTTAACCGCGAATAGCGCCAATCCACGCGAATGGGGACGGAGCGTGGCCCTCGGCGGCTATGGAAAGCCGCCCTACGGAATTAGCGGGCGGCGGCCATGGGAAGCCGCCCTACAAAACCGGATTCACCGCGGAGCGAGCGGGGACCGCAGAGATTTGCCGTGAAATCTTCGCGTTCTCGGTGCTCTCGGCGGTGAGAATCTCTTGTAGCAAGCGTAGGGCAGGCCCTGTAACCGCGAATAGCGCCAATCCACGCGAATGGGGACGGAGCGTAGCCCTCGGCGGCCATGGGAAGCCGCCCTACGTGTCTTGGCTCCCGCGTGCGACTAGAACGCGGTTTTGCGCGCAGGGCAGGCCGCGCGGTATAATCATCTCCGAAAGGAGAGGACGGCCATGAGCAGAATCTACGTGGGCACATCCTCCTGGTCCGATCACGCGAACTTCTACCCGTCCGGCCTGCCGAGCAATCAGCAGATCGTCTTCTACGCGCAGCACTTTCCCATCGTGGAGATCAACTCCACGTTCTACCGCATGATGCCCGCGCGAAACTTCCAGTTGTGGGCCGAACGCACGCCGCCCGGCTTCATCTTTGACGTGAAGCCCTACCGCCAGTTGACGTGGCACGACCGCGAGAATCCTCCCGACGATGAGGCGTTCGCCGCCTTCCGAGAATCCATCCAGCCCCTGCGGGAGGCGCGCAAACTGGGCGCGGTTACGTTCCAGTTCCCGCCCCGCTACGCGTATTCGGCGGAGAACCTGGACTACATCCGCCGATGCCGCGATGCCCTGCCCGATGACCGGCTGAGCATTGAGTTTCGCAACCGCTCATGGCTAGAGGGCGACCGCGTACCGGAGGTGCTGGAGGCGCTGCGGAAGATGGGGCTTGCGCTGACGGTGGTGGACGAGCCGCAGGTGGGCGCGGGGAGCGTGCCCATCGTGGCGGAGGTGGCCAGTCCCGAACTGAGCGTGGTGCGCTTCCACGGGCGGAATGTGGGGACGTGGTACAAGCAGGTGGAGCGCACGGCGAGCCGTTTTGACTACCTGTACTCCGAGGATGAACTGCGCGAGTGGGTCCCGCGGGTGGCGCGGCTGGCGGGCGCGGCGCGCGAGGTGCACATCTTCTTCAACAACAACAAGGCCAACTACGCCGTTACCAACGCCCGCCAACTGACGCTGCTCTTACGGGAGTCGCTGGCCGAGCACGAGGTCATCCAACCGGCTACACTGCTTTGAGTATCTGCCGCACGGCGATGAGCACCGGGTCCCACACGGGCGAGAAGGGCGGCGCGTAACTGAGGTCCAGGTGCATCATCTCATCCACCGTCATGCCCGCATGCAAAGCGACGGCCATGACATCAATCCGTTTGGCCGCGCCCTCGGTGCCCACAATCTGCCCACCCAGGAAGCGCCCCGTGCCCTTCTCGGCCAGCACCTTCACGGTGATGCTCCCCGCGCCTGGGTAGTACCCCGCGCGCGTGCGGCTCTTGATTGTGGCGGACACGAACTCCCACCCCAGTTCGGCGATTTCCTTCTCCTGCAGTCCGGTGCGCGCCACCTCCAGCGAGCAAATCTTGCTCACGGCTGTGCCCACGACACCCGGAAACATCGCACGCGCGCCCCCCAGGTTCAGCCCCGCGATGCGCCCCTGTTTGTTGGCCGTGGTCCCGAGGGGGATATGCACGGCCCGCCTACTGACAAGGTGGAATGATTCGGCGCAATCGCCCGCCGCCCAGATGCCGGGCACCTCGGTCTGCATGCGGTCGTTGACGCGAATCGCGCCCTTGACGCCCAACGGGATGCCTGCGGCCCGCGCCAACTCCGTGTTGGGGCGGACGCCCAAGCCCAGGATGGCGATGTCGGCGGGCAGTTCGCGCTTATCGGTGATGACCGCTCGCAGTCGCCCATCCTTCGCGTCAAACCCGATGACCTCTTCGCCCAGGTAGAGCGTAACCCCGATGCCCCGAATGGCGTCCGA from Chloroflexota bacterium includes these protein-coding regions:
- a CDS encoding glycosyltransferase family 2 protein produces the protein MGGGEPVRAITVAICTHGEAPHLAEALASVVEQDAPADLRVDILCVDNNPTPAVTLSGDLATRVRVVHEPTPGLSRARNAAVAHALGDAIAFMDDDAVAARGWVAALARDLERTGAWCLGGRVLPRWPGDEPTWLDPRLRYLLSVVDLGDDVRYLRGPIFPCGANLAIRKFAFERVGLFRLSLGRRPGSLLSGEEIDFFRRVLRAGGTVAYTPHAVVHHIIPASRLTPTFLRRRAWWEGKTLALLDRLDRGWAYALAVALARTGLAMVREPAAWVGARWAGRTPELPLCRAAKVRGYWAGLFSPFNRE
- a CDS encoding DUF72 domain-containing protein, with protein sequence MSRIYVGTSSWSDHANFYPSGLPSNQQIVFYAQHFPIVEINSTFYRMMPARNFQLWAERTPPGFIFDVKPYRQLTWHDRENPPDDEAFAAFRESIQPLREARKLGAVTFQFPPRYAYSAENLDYIRRCRDALPDDRLSIEFRNRSWLEGDRVPEVLEALRKMGLALTVVDEPQVGAGSVPIVAEVASPELSVVRFHGRNVGTWYKQVERTASRFDYLYSEDELREWVPRVARLAGAAREVHIFFNNNKANYAVTNARQLTLLLRESLAEHEVIQPATLL
- a CDS encoding FAD-dependent oxidoreductase, which gives rise to MGRERLVVIGGDAAGMSAASQARRLRNDLDILVFERGPHTSYAAUGIPYYVGRVVDEWSALIARTPEEFQQQGIDARVRHEVTQIDAGDRRVRVQNLDSGDAWWEPYDHLLIATGALPVRPTVPGADVEGIHGVHTLESGIRLRRTVDEASVRRVVIVGGGYIGLEMAEAMCLRGLETSLVQRGPQVMNTLDPDMGALVSDAIRGIGVTLYLGEEVIGFDAKDGRLRAVITDKRELPADIAILGLGVRPNTELARAAGIPLGVKGAIRVNDRMQTEVPGIWAAGDCAESFHLVSRRAVHIPLGTTANKQGRIAGLNLGGARAMFPGVVGTAVSKICSLEVARTGLQEKEIAELGWEFVSATIKSRTRAGYYPGAGSITVKVLAEKGTGRFLGGQIVGTEGAAKRIDVMAVALHAGMTVDEMMHLDLSYAPPFSPVWDPVLIAVRQILKAV